In one window of Drosophila ananassae strain 14024-0371.13 chromosome XR, ASM1763931v2, whole genome shotgun sequence DNA:
- the LOC116656448 gene encoding BTB/POZ domain-containing protein 7-like: MIYLYHLLGSSNVDVSVLCQLGESFGTPNPLEHDLRYLLETGDFADEALVFTADGTNDHLRQDSGSSEYGFRPKIKLPCHKAILSARSPFFRNLIARRTRKIDEYVERSLHVPTRIVLDETVIPKRYARVLLQAIYLDTVDLTLILRGVGSSTTAGSLGEVHALTNTGRVRPTTLEEAMELYQIGRFLELDILAQGCEDLILEWLSLDTLPTVLRWGCQPYGSAWVFRQACQYLREEFSAVSASPVLHQLDKSQLIHVLHSNFLQASELEILQAVLKWGEQELIRRMEDREPNLLSHTAHSVTRKGVKKRDISDIELREILSELLPLVRMDHVLPPHCDVLCQAIRRGLVSTPPSHMIGDERENLRINAWIRGGKNQGLYVRPRLFMPYFEEVKTLLEDRMPTHNHVEILRMRTTRHPPNIPDTLYMVSHLNSGSNRGIGAERNNDEQHFGFLGGAVAIPPPDNQTLLAMRKREHKLRQSPMCQRALLLPLSSKNEIDRQIRLRVVREFNLPDEVSDILGNSLQINKGSNDPSIEATVTPSSAQNEVSLLEDENQSPPPSPAAHGSVSQYTNAAPSFLSTATMASSVSSYNTDMVHPCNNRNLTFPRHHSTGIIGVANFMAYNSGPGAQCSYARLSNSSQHRNDLPALITEGDFGFSHDNSLGSDADTEGGASALDAGNSHLSEMMPDVAMATASLGQLHLTNSGSGCISTSTRASIINNEVPESLQLDLGDGPSPHVVGTATSSITISNIQQLPQNSYHHFRHRSNSPFEILRQGQASPTLHREHSGMFNSGPPRFL, from the exons ATGATATACCTATATCACCTTTTAG gatcttcaaATGTTGACGTTAGCGTTTTGTGTCAGCTGGGTGAAAGTTTTGGTACTCCGAACCCACTGGAACATGATTTACGATACTTATTGGAAACAGGTGACTTTGCAGATGAAGCACTAGTGTTTACAGCAGATGGAACAAATGATCATTTAAGACAAGACTCAGGATCCTCGGAGTATGGATTTCGTCCAAAAATCAAACTTCCTTGCCATAAAGCAATATTAAGCGCGCGGTcaccattttttcgaaatttaatTGCGCGGCGTACACGTAAAATAGATGAGTATGTAGAACGATCTTTACACGTTCCGACTCGTATTGTGTTAGACGAAACTGTTATTCCAAAAAGGTATGCACGCGTATTGCTTCAAGCTATTTATTTAGACACAGTAGATTTGACTTTGATCTTGCGTGGTGTTGGATCAAGTACAACAGCGGGTTCTCTAGGAGAAGTCCATGCTTTAACCAACACTGGCCGAGTGCGTCCAACAACTCTTGAAGAAGCTATGGAGCTATATCAAATCGGACGTTTTTTGGAACTTGATATATTGGCCCAAGGATGTGAGGATTTGATTTTAGAATGGTTATCTCTAGACACCTTACCCACCGTTTTAAGGTGGGGCTGCCAACCTTATGGTTCTGCATGGGTTTTTCGACAAGCTTGTCAATATTTGCGAGAAGAATTTTCGGCTGTTAGCGCCTCGCCAGTTCTGCATCAATTGGATAAATCCCAGTTAATACATGTATTGCACAGTAACTTTTTACAAGCGTCGGAGTTAGAAATATTGCAAGCGGTTTTAAAATGGGGCGAGCAAGAACTTATTCGACGTATGGAAGATAGAGAACCAAATTTGTTGTCACATACAGCCCATTCAGTAACACGCAAAGGTGTAAAAAAACGCGACATAAGTGATATAGAACTAAGAGAAATTCTGTCAGAACTGCTACCTTTAGTACGGATGGACCATGTCTTACCCCCTCATTGTGACGTTTTATGTCAAGCCATTCGAAGAGGTCTTGTAAGTACACCTCCATCACATATGATTGGGGATGAAAGAGAAAATCTCCGTATCAACGCCTGGattcgtggaggaaaaaacCAGGGATTGTATGTAAGGCCGCGTCTATTTATGCCATATTTTGAAGAAGTAAAAACACTTTTAGAAGATCGAATGCCAACGCACAATCACGTAGAAATATTACGAATGCGCACGACTAGGCATCCTCCAAATATTCCAGACACATTGTATATGGTATCTCACTTAAATTCTGGCTCAAACAGGGGTATTGGGGCAGAAAGAAATAATGATGAACaacattttggttttttaggggGAGCAGTTGCAATACCGCCACCGGACAACCAAACGTTATTAGCTATGCGGAAGCGTGAACATAAATTGCGTCAATCACCAATGTGCCAACGTGCATTGCTGCTCCCTCTttcgtcaaaaaatgaaattgacCGGCAAATTAGGCTTAGAGTTGTTAGAGAGTTTAATCTTCCGGATGAAGTATCTGATATATTGGGGAACTCTCTCCAAATCAATAAAGGAAGTAATGATCCCTCTATAGAAGCAACTGTTACACCATCATCGGCCCAAAATGAGGTTAGTTTACTTGAAGATGAAAACCAGAGTCCCCCCCCTTCGCCAGCTGCTCATGGATCAGTTTCACAATACACAAACGCAGCACCTTCGTTTCTATCGACGGCTACAATGGCATCATCAGTGTCGTCTTATAATACTGATATGGTTCACCCATGTAACAACCGAAATCTTACTTTTCCAAGACATCACTCAACTGGTATTATTGGTGTAGCTAATTTTATGGCATATAATTCTGGTCCTGGAGCACAGTGCAGCTACGCACGTCTTTCAAATTCAAGTCAACATCGTAACGATTTGCCTGCCTTGATAACTGAGGGCGATTTTGGATTTTCTCATGATAACAGTCTGGGGTCTGATGCCGACACCGAGGGTGGAGCATCTGCATTAGATGCCGGTAACAGTCATCTTTCCGAAATGATGCCGGATGTAGCTATGGCTACGGCATCGTTGGGACAGCTTCATTTGACAAATAGTGGATCTGGGTGTATTTCCACTAGCACACGCGCATCAATTATTAATAACGAGGTACCAGAAAGCTTGCAATTGGATTTAGGCGATGGTCCAAGCCCCCATGTCGTTGGAACTGCAACAAGTAGTATTACTATAAGTAATATTCAG CAACTGCCTCAAAATAGTTACCACCATTTTAGGCATCGTTCAAATTCACCTTTTGAAATCCTGCGACAAGGGCAGGCCTCACCTACGTTGCATCGCGAACATTCCGGAATGTTTAATTCCGGTCCCCCCAGATTTTTATAG
- the LOC6502484 gene encoding uncharacterized protein LOC6502484 isoform X5: MEDREPNLLSHTAHSVTRKGVKKRDISDIELREILSELLPLVRMDHVLPPHCDVLCQAIRRGLVSTPPSHMIGDERENLRINAWIRGGKNQGLYVRPRLFMPYFEEVKTLLEDRMPTHNHVEILRMRTTRHPPNIPDTLYMVSHLNSGSNRGIGAERNNDEQHFGFLGGAVAIPPPDNQTLLATRKREHKLRQSPMCQRALLLPLSSKNEIDRQIRLRVVREFNLPDEVSDILGNSLQINKGSNDPSIEATVTPSSAQNEVSLLEDENQSPPPSPAAHGSVSQYTNAAPSFLSTATMASSVSSYNTDMVHPCNNRNLTFPRHHSTGIIGVANFMAYNSGPGAQCSYARLSNSSQHRNDLPALITEGDFGFSHDNSLGSDADTEGGASALDAGNSHLSEMMPDVAMATASLGQLHLTNSGSGCISTSTRASIINNEVPESLQLDLGDGPSPHVVGTATSSITIRNIQLPPF, from the exons ATGGAAGATAGAGAACCAAATTTGTTGTCACATACAGCCCATTCAGTAACACGCAAAGGTGTAAAAAAACGCGACATAAGTGATATAGAACTAAGAGAAATTCTGTCAGAACTGCTACCTTTAGTACGGATGGACCATGTCTTACCCCCTCATTGTGACGTTTTATGTCAAGCCATTCGAAGAGGTCTTGTAAGTACACCTCCATCACATATGATTGGGGATGAAAGAGAAAATCTCCGTATCAACGCCTGGattcgtggaggaaaaaacCAGGGATTGTATGTAAGGCCGCGTCTATTTATGCCATATTTTGAAGAAGTAAAAACACTTTTAGAAGATCGAATGCCAACGCACAATCACGTAGAAATATTACGAATGCGCACTACTAGGCATCCTCCAAATATTCCAGACACATTGTATATGGTATCTCACTTAAATTCTGGCTCAAACAGGGGTATTGGGGCAGAAAGAAATAATGATGAACaacattttggttttttaggggGAGCAGTTGCAATACCGCCACCGGACAACCAAACGTTATTAGCTACGCGGAAGCGTGAACATAAATTGCGTCAATCACCAATGTGCCAACGTGCATTGCTGCTCCCTCTttcgtcaaaaaatgaaattgacCGGCAAATTAGGCTTAGAGTTGTTAGAGAGTTTAATCTTCCGGATGAAGTATCTGATATATTGGGGAACTCTCTCCAAATCAATAAAGGAAGTAATGATCCCTCTATAGAAGCAACTGTTACACCATCATCGGCCCAAAATGAGGTTAGTTTACTTGAAGATGAAAACCAGAGTCCCCCCCCTTCGCCAGCTGCTCATGGATCAGTTTCACAATACACAAACGCAGCACCTTCGTTTCTATCGACGGCTACAATGGCATCATCAGTGTCGTCTTATAATACTGATATGGTTCACCCATGTAACAACCGAAATCTTACTTTTCCAAGACATCACTCAACTGGTATTATTGGTGTAGCTAATTTTATGGCATATAATTCTGGTCCTGGAGCACAGTGCAGCTACGCACGTCTTTCAAATTCAAGTCAACATCGTAACGATTTGCCTGCCTTGATAACTGAGGGCGATTTTGGATTTTCTCATGATAACAGTCTGGGGTCTGATGCCGACACCGAGGGTGGAGCATCTGCATTAGATGCCGGTAACAGTCATCTTTCCGAAATGATGCCGGATGTAGCTATGGCTACGGCATCGTTGGGACAGCTTCATTTGACAAATAGTGGATCTGGGTGTATTTCCACTAGCACACGCGCATCAATTATTAATAACGAGGTACCAGAAAGCTTGCAATTGGATTTAGGCGATGGTCCAAGCCCCCATGTCGTTGGAACTGCAACAAGTAGTATTACTATACGTAATATTCAG TTACCACCATTTTAG